ACGAACCTTCCCTGCGATACCTTTGACTCCACGGCTAACGTGACGGTCTCCGAATCGGGCGAGGCCCTGCGGATCGAAGCCGAAGTCGAGATCCCGGCCGACTCCACTATCGTGTTTGATGTGCGCGGCACCAAGATCCGACTTGGAAAGAACAGCATTCATGTCGGCGACAGCTCGACTACCATCGCCGAGGATGTTCGCAAGGTAGAGATGCTGATCGATCGTGCATCATTGGAAACCTTCGTGAACGACGGGCAGATTTCCTGCACCAAAGTTTTGAAACCCACCACTCCCGGCGTGACTTTCAAGGTGGACGGAAATCCCGCAACCATTCACTCCCTCCGCCGGACCACGCTGAAGGGAATGTGGTAATCCATGGAGTCCGCCACGAATCATCGCTAGCACGTGAAGACCCTTCCCCTCCTCGCCTCCGTGGCTCTGCTCGCAACCAGCAGCCCGCTTCTTGCCGAAACCGTTGCGGACATCTTCCGCATCACCGGCGGCAGTTCGACGACACGGGCGAATTTCCATCCCGTCGAAATCCCGAAAGGCGGCGAGCATGTGCTCGCAGATCTGGAGGGTCCGGGCAAAATCACCTACTTCTACATCACAGATGACACCGTTGGAAAGTGGTACCCGGGACTCGTATTGAAAATCCATTGGGACGAATCCAAAGACCCGAGCATTGAGATCCCGCTCGCCGACTTCTTCGGCGCGATCGGCGGCAGGGCGACGGTTTATGAATCATCCTTCATGCAGGTGAACCAAGCCTGCTTCATGTGCTACCTGCCGATGCCTTTCTCAAAACGAGCCCGCTTCGTCCTGCACAACGATGGAGATCGCGACTACCGGCAGAAGGTGGCCTATGGCATCGACAGCGAGCAAGATCCCGCCTTCGCGCAGGAGAAAAGCCGCCTCCACGCTTCATGGCGTCGTGGCAACCCGGTGAAAGGCGGGAGGCATCTCCTGATGGAGGCAGAAGGACGCGGCCACTATGTCGGGGGCTTTCTTCAAGCGGTATCCCGCCAACATCACATCTGGTTTGGAGAGGGCGACACGATCTTCACGATCGATGGCAGGACCTTCGTGCACTCACCGGGAACGGAGGACGAGTATGGCTCATGCTGGGCCAGCCCGGCATGGCCGACCTACAACACTTCCGTATGTGGACACGTCCTCAACGATAATGGGGCAAACCGGATGTATCGCTGGTATCTGGCGAACCCCGCGCGTTTCCAGAAAGGCATCAAGGTCGAAATTCAAAACCAGCATCTGAACGGCACCCCGACCTCGGAGGACGCCGATGACTACACCAGCGTGGCCTTCTGGTATCAGGAAGACAGCCGCAAGGCTACCCCGCTCCCGAGCTTTGAAGAGCGCCAACTCCCCAGCTTCGACGTCAACGAGAAATCGGACTAAGCCGATTCTCCCGCCTCCTCAATTCATCCTCGATGCTCCTCCTCAGATTTTCTCGGATCTTGAAGAGACGAGCCTTAAGCGTTCCGGGCCTGCGGTTGAGATCCTTCGCGTAGTCACCCAGGGTCCTATCCGTAGCATATCGCATCAGGACCAGCTCTTGGTCATGCGAAGGCAAGCGCTTCAGACAGTCCCGCAGAGCGTTCAGCGCCTCGGGATTCACGATCTCGCTCTCCGGGGGACGCGCGCTTTCAGCCAAAGCGAAATCCTCCTCATGGTCTGCGAACACCCGCTGATCCCGCCGCAGCTGCCGCAGTTGATTGCACACTTCCAAGCGCGCGATTGCAAATGCCCAAGCCCGGAAGTTCGATCCAGGCTCGAAGTTCTCCCGCTTCCTCCACAGGATCAGGTTGCTTCTCTGCAGCAGATCCTCCGCTTCATGGTGATTTGAAACCAGCGATTTGATATAAAGCAAGAGCCGGGGCTGGAGAGCGACCAGCAATTCCTCGAACCTCTCGGTCGAGGCCGTGAGGCCCGCCAATCCCGGGCCCTCTGACATGGAGATATCGTCGATCATCGCGAGGAAACTTCGACTTTCAGAAAGAGCTTTGAATGCCCCGGGAGATCCCCGGGATTGATGGAGATCGTCACGGTCTCATAAGCAGGCTCAGCCTCATCCGGAGTGACTGTGTTTGGGGGAAAGAGGCCCGCCCTGCAGGAAGCAAGGCGGGCCTGGCGAATTGCTCTTTCACCACCGGTCACGGAGGCGAAGCGCCCTCTTCGGCACGAAGGAAGACCTTGTTCGCCGTCGCGGGGTTCACCGCTATCACGAAGGGCTGCGGCGTCGTGCTGTCGAAGTTGAACGGCGGCACCAACGGCACGAAGGTCTGGAGGTTGGTCGAACTCCGGAGGTGGTAGGTCGTTCCCGCAGGGAGCCCGGTTACCGTGATGCTCACCGTGCCTGTATTCGGATTATAGGGGCTCACCGACAGACCGAAGGGCAAGGCAGGCGCCTGGCCGGATAGCTTGGCCCAGGTATTCGCCACGACCACATCGTCCCACTCGGTATCTCCCGTGCCGGTCGAGGTAAAACGGACACCCGAGGCCCAGTTCGTGCCGGTGTAGGCACGGGTCACATGGGCCGTATTGGACGCTTCCGTCCCCGCGAGGTTGGGGTCGACCCACAGGCTCAGCAGGTCGCTGCTGAAGTCGAGCTTGCCGACCACGGTGTAAGTCTGGTTCACGACAATCGGGGAGCTGCCGTTGTCCGTGGTGAATGCAGCGCCCTCGCGGATTCCCCACTGAGGGGTGCCCGCGTTGTCCACGATGCCGAAGGCAAGGCGCTCCTGATTGAAGTCATCCGGGCCGAAGACACTGAGGACCGCTCCTGCACGACGCGTCATGGTCGCCTTGAAGTAGACGACCGAGGCGTCGAAATTCGCCTCATCGTTGATCGCTCCCGCCCGTGCATCGGTCGGAGCTTGATCGCTTCCGGCACCTTCGGTCGGACCATTGAAGTCGCGGTAGGCCATGGTCTCGCGCGTCACCAGCTTGCCGCTGGCAATCACGCCGGTGCCATCCCAGTCCGAAGTCGTCGTGGTATGACCGACGAAGGGACCGTTGTAGAGCCAGTTCTCGTAGTCGAAGTAGGTGCCTCCTGACAACCCTTCCACCGGACCATCGCCATAGGAGAAATCGTCCGTGCCAATCAGGTCGAACGGTGTTCCCACGGTATCATTCGGATCGAGTGGATCCGAGGTAACCCCGTTGTTACCGGCGATCTCGACGTTGTCGGGCTGCCCATCGCCATCGGTATCCGCAAGATTGGGATTGGTGTGATGAACGTTCACTTCGTCGCCATCGCTCAGGGTGTCGCCATCGCTGTCCGCCGTCAGCGGAGAGGTACCGGCAGCGCTTTCCCCCGTGCCATCGGAGAGACCGTCACCATCGGTGTCCGGATTGTTGGGATTGGTTCCCAGGCGGTATTCCTGGATATTCTTGAGCCCGTCTCCATCGGCATCGAGATCGGCATCATTGACGTTCTTGTTGAAGCCATTGAGGTCCTCGTAGTCATCCGGCATGCCATCACCGTCGGTATCCGACGGGATCGAACTCAAGCTGTTCCAAGTGGTGCCCACCACCAGTTGGTCCCAAGCAGTGGAACCGGTGCCGCCGGATCCCAGCCGGACGCCGGTGGCTTTCATCTGGGCAGGTGTGATGTTGAGGGTAGCCAGTGGTACCGACGAGGATTCCGGATTGGTGAGGACCGGATTCACATAGAGATCCACTTTCGAAGCCACGAAATCGTACTTGCCGACCAAGACATAGCTGGTGCCCGACGCGGGTGCGATGCCCGAGAAGGAGCGCGTCCCCGCACCGGCATGCTCGATGCCGAATTCACGCACGCCCGAGGTCGGGTTTGCCGTGCTCGGAACCCCGAGGAAGATGCGCTCCGCCCCGAAATCGTAAATGCTGAGGCCGCTCCATGCAGCCCCGGGCTGGCGGGCGATATTCACCTTCACATAGAGCACATCGCTACCATTTACACCGGTGTTCGCCGCATCCTCCTGGAAGGTGCCAGCCGCTTCGCCCACCACGTTGGTGGTGATCGCCGAGCCACCATGGAAGGCGCGCTTCGCGGAGTTCTCCATGGTAATCAGCGAGCCCCCTTGAACCATCGGTGCTCCGCCGATATTCGTCCAAGCGGACTTCAAGGTCGTGTGGCCTAGGAAGGTCTCGACCAAAGCGCCATTGTCATAGTCCCAGCCGAGTCCGTCGGCGAGGCTTGCCACCGTTCCATCCGAGTAGGTATCGAAGAAATCCAAGCCCACGAGTTCGAGGTTCCCGTTGGTATCCGGATCGTCCGCGCCATTTCCAGTGGGGGAGGTGCCAAGCTTGATTTCGGTGTAGTCGGAAGTCCCCCCCGCGTCGCTGTCCGCCAGCTTCGGGTTCGTATGGGTGACATCCACCTCATCACCGTCCATCAGCTCGTCACCATCCGTATCCGGCTTGAGCGGGTTGGTGCCGAGGGCCTTCTCAGCCCCATCGTCCAGGAAATCGAGATCGCTATCAGCGGCATTCGGCAGGGTTCCGTCCTGGAATTCGACAAGGTTCGTCACCCCGTCCTCATCGGGATCACCAGCCGCACCATTCGGGCCGTCCTTTGCGCCCGGAGCGGTCTCCCCTATGGTGCCGTCATCGGTGTCATCCAGTCCATTAGCCACCTCGAAGGAAGCCGGCAGGCCATCTTGGTCCGCATCCACATAGTTCTTCAGACCCACATTGACCGGATCAAGCGCCACCGAGAGGTCGTCCCACGTGGTGATGCCGCCGGCGCTGGAGGCGAGTCGCACCGCTGTGGACCAGTTCGTCGGCGAGTAGAGGCCGCCCGCATCGGTGGAATTCGATCCGTCCGCCGGATCGTAATAATCGGTCGAGGTGGGATCGAGCCACATCCCGATGAAATGTTTGTCGAAGTCCAGCACCGTCACGATGGTGTGGGTCGCATTGTCCGCGGGAACACCGGTGAAATAGTCGACGCCGTTTCCGCTCAAGCCGAACTCCAGCCCGCCGCTGGGACCAGCGCCACCCGGCACGCCGAAGAAGACGCGCTCGGCGCCGAAGTCATAGCTGCTCGCCCCGCTCCAGCTCACACCGGTGCCTCGGGTAAAGGTGAAGCGATAGAAGACTCGGCCCACGCCGCGCACCGCGCCGCTGCGTTCGTGGTTGTCTTGGCCGTCATTCGCACCACCGCCCGCACCTTCCACGGTGCCGTTGTATTCGCGCTTCGCACCACCATCGCTGGTCGTCAGCGCGTTCGACACCACGGAGGGAGTACCGAAGACGTTGTCCCAGTCCGACGAAAAGGTGGTGACCACCTTGTCGAAGTTATCGTAGTTGAAGCCGGTGCCGCCGGCCTTGTCCGCGATCGCGCCGTCCGCGTAGGTGAAGTTCTCGGTTCCGACCAATTGGCCGGACGAAGGTGAAACACTTGCTGCCAGCAAGGCAGGCAAGAGAAGTCGGGGTTTCATGGGTTTTTTATGGGCTCTTGGGTTCGGGTTTTGACGGGAAAGGGATCCGCTCAGTGACGACGGCGGATGAGGAAGAAGACGCCGGCCGCCCCGAGGGCTAGGAGCGGGGTCGATGGCTCCGGCACCACGTCTCCGAAGGTCGTTCCAACACGGACGTTGTCCCAAGCCACCGAGGTGCCGGAGGCCCAGCGCAGGGAGGTCGACCAGTTGCCGCCGTTGTAGGCTTTCGAAACGTCGAAGGTCGCCGCCGTGTCGTCGCCATCCGGATTCACCCAGAGGCCCAGCTGGTCATTGTCGAAATCCAGCATCCCCACGATCGTATACGTGGTGCCTGCCACCACCGGGATGCTGCCGATCGTATCCGCCCCGAATCCCGGTGCCGCGATTCCGAAGAAACGCGTGGTGCCGGTTTGTCCCGGCATGCCGAAGAAGATCCGCTCCTCACCGAAGTCGAAGCTGCTTACCCCGGCCCACTGGTTTTGGCCCTCCGGCAGCATCTCAGCCACCGTGATGGAGGTGGAGAAGAACATCACTCCGGACGCCCGGAAGGCACCCTCCTGCTCATTGGTCGCTCCGATCCCTTCGGTGGAGCCGCCAAATTCGCGGAGTACACCTCCGCCGTTGGTCACAAGGGTGGACGAAACGATCTGGTGCGAGCCAAAGGCGCTGTTCCAGGTTGAGGGAGACTGCGCCGGTGCGCCCGCCTCGTCGTTCCGTTCATAATTCCAGCCGGTGCCTCCGGTCTGGCCGGCCACGGAGCCGTCGACATAGTCGAAATTCTCGGTGGCAATGAGGGCTGCCTGGCTGGCGAGGGTGAGAAATCCGTACGCAATCAGGGAGGAAACAAGGGGGTTCTTCACGTTAGATGGGTTTGGGTTGACGATCCGTTGGCCACCTGCCCGTCCCCTCTTGGGAAAAGGACGGACCGTGGCGTCCACCCTGATTCCGACGTCCATCAAAGGATCCCGCCAAAAAAGTTGAGGCTTTCCCGATTTTTCGGC
This portion of the Luteolibacter luteus genome encodes:
- a CDS encoding glycoside hydrolase family 172 protein, whose product is MKTLPLLASVALLATSSPLLAETVADIFRITGGSSTTRANFHPVEIPKGGEHVLADLEGPGKITYFYITDDTVGKWYPGLVLKIHWDESKDPSIEIPLADFFGAIGGRATVYESSFMQVNQACFMCYLPMPFSKRARFVLHNDGDRDYRQKVAYGIDSEQDPAFAQEKSRLHASWRRGNPVKGGRHLLMEAEGRGHYVGGFLQAVSRQHHIWFGEGDTIFTIDGRTFVHSPGTEDEYGSCWASPAWPTYNTSVCGHVLNDNGANRMYRWYLANPARFQKGIKVEIQNQHLNGTPTSEDADDYTSVAFWYQEDSRKATPLPSFEERQLPSFDVNEKSD
- a CDS encoding RNA polymerase sigma factor, producing the protein MIDDISMSEGPGLAGLTASTERFEELLVALQPRLLLYIKSLVSNHHEAEDLLQRSNLILWRKRENFEPGSNFRAWAFAIARLEVCNQLRQLRRDQRVFADHEEDFALAESARPPESEIVNPEALNALRDCLKRLPSHDQELVLMRYATDRTLGDYAKDLNRRPGTLKARLFKIRENLRRSIEDELRRRENRLSPISR
- a CDS encoding PEP-CTERM sorting domain-containing protein, translated to MKNPLVSSLIAYGFLTLASQAALIATENFDYVDGSVAGQTGGTGWNYERNDEAGAPAQSPSTWNSAFGSHQIVSSTLVTNGGGVLREFGGSTEGIGATNEQEGAFRASGVMFFSTSITVAEMLPEGQNQWAGVSSFDFGEERIFFGMPGQTGTTRFFGIAAPGFGADTIGSIPVVAGTTYTIVGMLDFDNDQLGLWVNPDGDDTAATFDVSKAYNGGNWSTSLRWASGTSVAWDNVRVGTTFGDVVPEPSTPLLALGAAGVFFLIRRRH